A genome region from Thermoplasmata archaeon includes the following:
- the mutL gene encoding DNA mismatch repair endonuclease MutL gives MSAGGRRPIRRLEPRTIERIAAGEVVERPASVAKELVENAIDAGAQRVSVRLDGGGLERIVVEDDGEGIPPEELGLAVERHATSKLAPDGPIDAIATLGFRGEALASIASVARVRLLSRPAGEEVGHGIRIEGGEVAGRFQAPRAPGTTVEVADLFYRTPARRKFLKSPAAEQLEIVRTLARVYLARPSVALRVSTGDLELAVYPASVRLTDAAARVLGPEAARGAMALDAPVPGGRIEGCLGAPASGAATSTGLYLSVNGRAVISRSIPQAVRAAYGDSMPRARFPVGVLAFTIGRDGVDVNVHPTKREVRFARERELLDALRVRVREALIEAPAPSEAPLGRPSPAGRARMPPPPLTAARSSLVQARLDVSAGRSEPALVAAPARWELLGCVDRLYWVALRDGGLVLVDQHAASERLLFDELRRDGRLARQQLVAPVAVTLTALERATLAAESEAVTAAGFDVEGFGPEAALVRAVPSYRVVRAAAAALAGLLDELADGVSAGVGPGAAERRAATIACHAAIRAGDEIEPATMGAVLAALDAEPGRAGSCPHGRPIFLALPRARLDRWFLRSGA, from the coding sequence GTGAGCGCGGGCGGACGGCGGCCCATCCGCCGGCTGGAACCCCGCACGATCGAGCGGATCGCGGCGGGCGAGGTCGTCGAGCGGCCGGCCTCGGTCGCCAAGGAGCTCGTGGAGAACGCGATCGACGCGGGCGCCCAGCGCGTGAGCGTTCGCCTCGACGGTGGTGGACTCGAGCGGATCGTCGTCGAGGACGATGGCGAGGGGATCCCGCCGGAGGAGCTCGGGCTCGCCGTCGAGCGACACGCGACCAGCAAGCTCGCCCCCGACGGGCCGATCGACGCCATCGCCACCCTCGGCTTCCGCGGCGAGGCGCTCGCCTCGATCGCCTCGGTCGCCCGCGTGCGCCTGCTGTCTCGGCCCGCCGGCGAGGAGGTCGGCCACGGGATCCGGATCGAGGGCGGCGAGGTCGCCGGCCGCTTCCAGGCGCCCCGCGCCCCCGGGACGACCGTGGAGGTCGCCGACCTGTTCTACCGCACGCCGGCCCGTCGCAAGTTCCTCAAGAGCCCCGCGGCCGAGCAGCTCGAGATCGTGCGGACGCTCGCCCGGGTCTACCTCGCCCGGCCCTCGGTCGCGCTGCGGGTGAGCACCGGGGACCTGGAGCTCGCGGTCTACCCGGCCAGCGTGCGGCTTACGGATGCGGCGGCGCGCGTGCTGGGGCCGGAAGCGGCGCGCGGCGCGATGGCCCTTGACGCGCCGGTCCCCGGAGGCCGGATCGAGGGGTGCCTCGGGGCGCCGGCGAGCGGCGCGGCGACCTCGACCGGGCTCTACCTGTCCGTGAACGGCCGCGCGGTGATCTCGCGTTCGATCCCACAGGCCGTGCGCGCCGCCTACGGCGACTCGATGCCGCGCGCCCGATTCCCCGTCGGGGTGCTCGCGTTCACGATCGGTCGCGACGGGGTGGATGTCAACGTCCATCCGACCAAGCGGGAGGTGCGCTTCGCCCGCGAGCGCGAGCTCCTCGACGCGCTGCGCGTCCGCGTCCGGGAGGCGCTGATCGAGGCGCCGGCCCCGTCGGAGGCGCCGCTCGGCCGGCCGAGCCCCGCCGGGCGGGCACGGATGCCGCCCCCTCCCTTGACCGCCGCCCGATCGTCCCTCGTCCAGGCCCGGCTCGACGTGAGCGCGGGGCGCTCGGAACCCGCCCTCGTGGCCGCGCCGGCCCGCTGGGAACTGCTCGGCTGCGTGGATCGGCTCTACTGGGTCGCGCTCCGCGACGGTGGACTCGTGCTCGTCGACCAGCACGCCGCCAGCGAGCGCTTGCTCTTCGACGAGCTGCGGCGCGACGGGCGGCTCGCCCGCCAGCAGCTGGTCGCCCCGGTCGCGGTGACGCTGACCGCGCTCGAGCGCGCGACGCTCGCCGCGGAGTCCGAGGCCGTGACCGCCGCGGGGTTCGACGTCGAGGGCTTCGGGCCGGAGGCTGCGCTCGTGCGCGCCGTGCCCAGCTACCGTGTCGTTCGCGCGGCGGCCGCGGCGCTCGCCGGCCTGCTCGACGAGCTCGCCGATGGCGTTTCCGCGGGGGTCGGGCCCGGGGCGGCCGAGCGGCGTGCCGCGACGATCGCCTGCCATGCCGCGATCCGGGCCGGCGACGAGATCGAACCGGCGACGATGGGGGCCGTGCTCGC
- the mutS gene encoding DNA mismatch repair protein MutS has protein sequence MPEASVPTPLMEQYEGVRARFPGHLVLFRVGDFYETFGDDARLLSRELDVVLTARAPDAHGERTPMAGVPYHAVESYLGRLVRRGYKVAVCDQVEDARFSKGLVRREVTRVVTPGTVVEDRLLGGPDHSFLAIVVDPPREAGAFAAVDITTGEWFHGAADGPGPEGLLSSVAPFQPREVLFSAPGDLRSAALAGALRREFPGARIEPAPPPLAEGELPVSLPRAGSAPASTLEADRRLAAYLSVTQPRLLPHLTLVDRGAGGRRLVLDATTLRHLEIRRPMNPDDPKGATLLGAWDESVTAAGRRTLEFWLTNPLAEVEAIRERQEAVAALVDRPAALEEIRAVLARVGDLARIASRVAGRRVRPPELGTLRGGLEAVAALAGPLTGLPSTGRLGRLAAELVPPAELRAVLDRALPEVLPASEEAGGLFRTGHVPEVDRERAKEQAALDALAALERTEQQATGIKGLKLGYNQVFGYYFEVTRPHLARVPAHFHRRQTVAQAERFTSEALDDLARRVLQARESARTAEAAGWEAFLADVDRHVGTIYRLARAVGELDALGTFAHVAAGRGYVRPTVDGSTALVVRDGRHPVLDRGLGAGFVPNDVELDGEGDRLLVLTGPNMSGKSTYMRQVGLLVVLAQAGSFVPAKFARIGLVRQLFTRMGFTDEIGRGKSSFMVEMSEVAEILRAADPRSLVLLDEVGRGTSTFDGLAIAWATLRHLNDTTRARCILATHYHQLTDLIGGLAGARNAHLAVREGPDGVVFLHRLVPGSTDRSYGVHVAKLAGVPDGVLREAERLLRELEREGIGPAPARGGRGRGPRYTQAVLLGDAPAAADPIRDALRGADLERMTPLEAHRTLAELRAKVRAADAAEPRGP, from the coding sequence ATGCCCGAGGCGAGCGTCCCGACGCCGCTGATGGAGCAGTACGAGGGGGTGCGGGCTCGCTTTCCGGGCCACCTCGTCCTGTTCCGGGTCGGCGACTTCTACGAGACGTTCGGCGATGACGCGCGCCTGCTCTCCCGGGAGCTCGACGTCGTGCTGACCGCCCGGGCACCGGACGCCCACGGCGAGCGGACCCCGATGGCCGGGGTCCCCTACCACGCCGTGGAGTCCTACCTGGGCCGGCTCGTGCGACGCGGCTACAAGGTCGCGGTCTGCGACCAGGTCGAGGACGCCCGCTTCTCCAAGGGCCTCGTACGTCGCGAGGTCACGCGCGTCGTGACGCCCGGCACGGTCGTCGAGGACCGGCTCCTCGGCGGACCGGACCACAGCTTTCTCGCGATCGTCGTCGATCCCCCCCGGGAGGCCGGGGCGTTCGCGGCCGTCGACATCACGACGGGCGAGTGGTTCCACGGGGCGGCGGACGGCCCGGGACCCGAGGGCCTGCTGTCCTCGGTCGCGCCGTTCCAGCCGCGCGAGGTCCTCTTCTCGGCGCCCGGCGATCTCCGCAGCGCGGCGCTCGCCGGGGCGCTGCGCCGAGAGTTCCCCGGCGCGCGGATCGAGCCCGCTCCCCCTCCGCTCGCGGAGGGGGAGCTCCCGGTCTCCCTGCCCCGGGCCGGATCGGCCCCCGCCTCGACGCTCGAGGCGGACCGGCGGCTCGCGGCCTACCTCAGCGTCACCCAGCCGCGCCTGCTGCCCCACCTGACGCTGGTCGACCGGGGGGCGGGCGGACGTCGGCTCGTCCTCGACGCGACGACGCTGCGACACCTTGAGATCCGCCGCCCGATGAACCCGGACGATCCAAAGGGCGCAACGCTGCTCGGCGCCTGGGACGAGTCGGTCACCGCCGCCGGCCGACGGACGCTCGAGTTCTGGCTGACGAACCCGCTCGCCGAGGTCGAGGCGATCCGCGAACGCCAGGAGGCGGTCGCGGCGCTCGTCGACCGCCCCGCCGCCCTCGAGGAGATCCGCGCCGTCCTCGCGCGCGTCGGCGATCTCGCGCGGATCGCGTCGCGGGTCGCCGGCCGTCGGGTCCGGCCCCCGGAGCTGGGCACGCTCCGCGGAGGCCTGGAGGCCGTCGCCGCGCTGGCCGGTCCGCTGACGGGTCTGCCGAGCACCGGCCGTCTCGGCCGCCTCGCCGCCGAGCTCGTCCCACCGGCCGAGCTACGGGCGGTCCTCGACCGCGCGCTCCCCGAGGTGCTGCCCGCCAGCGAGGAGGCCGGCGGCCTCTTCCGGACCGGTCACGTCCCCGAGGTCGACCGCGAGCGGGCGAAGGAGCAGGCTGCGCTCGACGCGCTCGCAGCGCTCGAGCGGACCGAGCAACAGGCGACGGGCATCAAGGGCCTGAAGCTCGGCTACAACCAGGTATTCGGCTACTACTTCGAGGTGACCCGGCCGCATCTCGCCCGGGTCCCCGCCCACTTCCATCGGCGCCAGACGGTGGCGCAGGCGGAGCGGTTCACCTCCGAGGCGCTCGACGATCTCGCGCGTCGGGTGCTCCAGGCGCGGGAGAGCGCGCGGACGGCCGAGGCCGCGGGCTGGGAGGCGTTCCTCGCGGACGTCGACCGGCACGTCGGGACGATCTACCGGCTCGCCCGGGCCGTCGGCGAGCTCGACGCGCTCGGGACCTTCGCGCACGTCGCCGCGGGCCGCGGCTACGTCCGCCCGACGGTCGACGGCTCGACGGCGCTCGTCGTGCGGGACGGGCGCCACCCCGTGCTCGACCGGGGCCTCGGCGCCGGCTTCGTGCCGAACGACGTCGAGCTCGACGGGGAAGGGGACCGGCTGCTCGTGCTGACCGGTCCCAACATGAGCGGCAAGTCGACCTACATGCGCCAGGTCGGGCTGCTCGTGGTCCTCGCCCAGGCGGGCTCGTTCGTGCCGGCGAAGTTCGCGCGGATCGGCCTCGTCCGCCAGCTGTTCACGCGCATGGGCTTCACGGACGAGATCGGTCGGGGCAAGTCGAGCTTCATGGTCGAGATGAGCGAGGTCGCGGAGATCCTGCGGGCCGCGGACCCCCGCTCGCTCGTGCTCCTCGACGAGGTCGGCCGGGGCACGAGCACCTTCGACGGGCTCGCGATCGCTTGGGCGACGCTGCGGCACCTGAACGACACGACGCGGGCGCGCTGCATCCTCGCGACGCACTACCATCAGCTGACCGACCTCATCGGCGGGCTCGCCGGGGCGCGCAACGCCCACCTCGCGGTCCGGGAGGGGCCCGACGGCGTCGTCTTCCTGCACCGCCTCGTGCCGGGGAGCACCGACCGCAGCTACGGCGTCCACGTCGCGAAGCTGGCCGGGGTGCCGGACGGCGTCCTGCGCGAGGCCGAGCGGCTGCTGCGCGAGCTCGAGCGAGAAGGGATCGGACCGGCGCCCGCGCGGGGGGGCCGCGGCCGCGGTCCGCGCTACACACAGGCGGTGCTGCTCGGGGACGCGCCGGCCGCGGCGGATCCGATCCGCGACGCCCTGCGCGGCGCCGATCTGGAGCGGATGACGCCGCTCGAGGCGCACCGGACGCTCGCGGAGCTGCGCGCGAAGGTCCGCGCGGCCGATGCGGCGGAGCCGCGCGGACCGTGA
- the cgi121 gene encoding KEOPS complex subunit Cgi121, which translates to MPPLPPPEERTLRAVGARRSAPGVPSVPTLVTALRAIAQESGALVAVFDARAIAGERHLFSAWAHLGRSRARGESRLRDRAAELALYVAGDDQLPRALAKVGASASSEQFVVVAERPVDPGGLLPRFELAEDPSAYPRPVDATTLERLGIGVAERASVPADRWEGLVLERVALIELTAPARREPAAKH; encoded by the coding sequence GTGCCGCCGCTGCCCCCACCCGAGGAGCGGACGCTGCGCGCCGTCGGGGCGCGCCGCAGCGCCCCGGGCGTCCCCAGCGTTCCGACGCTCGTCACGGCGCTGCGCGCGATCGCCCAGGAGTCCGGCGCGCTCGTCGCCGTCTTCGACGCACGGGCGATCGCCGGCGAGCGCCATCTGTTCTCGGCCTGGGCGCATCTCGGACGCTCCCGGGCCCGTGGCGAGAGCCGGTTGCGGGATCGTGCCGCCGAGCTCGCGCTCTACGTCGCGGGCGACGACCAGCTGCCGCGCGCCCTGGCCAAGGTCGGCGCCTCGGCCTCGAGCGAGCAGTTCGTCGTCGTCGCCGAGCGGCCGGTCGACCCCGGGGGGCTGCTGCCACGCTTCGAACTTGCCGAGGACCCGTCGGCGTACCCCCGGCCGGTGGACGCGACGACGCTCGAGCGGCTCGGCATCGGCGTCGCGGAGCGGGCGTCGGTCCCGGCCGACCGCTGGGAGGGTCTCGTGCTCGAGCGGGTCGCGCTGATCGAACTCACGGCGCCGGCACGCCGCGAGCCGGCGGCAAAGCATTAA
- a CDS encoding MBL fold metallo-hydrolase — protein sequence MLLDQFRVGPYLNFTYLVAERDGGEGVVIDPSFGIDPVLSAIDARGVKVRYILNTHSHPDHVAGNQDVRDRTGAKVVAHRVAPLHQDVSVDDGDALKVGAIGFEVVHTPGHTKDSVLYVFEGNVATGDTLFVGECGRTDLPGGDPAEMYDSLHRRLLALDDALVVLPGHDYGPTPTSTIGREKRENYVLAPRTREEFVRFMRE from the coding sequence GTGCTGCTCGATCAGTTCCGCGTCGGCCCGTACCTCAACTTCACCTACCTCGTTGCCGAGCGGGACGGCGGCGAGGGCGTGGTGATCGATCCGTCGTTCGGGATCGACCCGGTCCTGTCGGCGATCGACGCCCGCGGCGTCAAGGTCCGCTACATCCTCAACACCCACAGCCACCCCGACCACGTCGCCGGCAACCAGGACGTCCGCGACCGCACCGGCGCGAAGGTCGTCGCTCACCGGGTCGCGCCGCTCCACCAGGACGTGTCGGTCGACGACGGCGATGCCCTCAAGGTCGGAGCGATCGGCTTCGAGGTCGTGCACACCCCGGGCCACACGAAGGACAGTGTCCTCTACGTCTTCGAGGGCAACGTCGCGACCGGCGACACGCTGTTCGTCGGCGAATGCGGCCGCACCGACCTTCCTGGCGGCGATCCGGCGGAGATGTACGATAGCTTGCACCGCCGGCTCCTGGCGCTCGACGACGCGCTCGTGGTGCTGCCCGGCCACGACTACGGTCCTACCCCGACCTCCACGATCGGGCGCGAGAAGCGCGAGAACTACGTCCTCGCGCCCCGGACCCGGGAGGAGTTCGTCCGCTTCATGCGGGAGTGA
- a CDS encoding DUF72 domain-containing protein: MGRYWLGCSGWAYDDWVGPFYPAGTPPGEFLERYARVFRTVEVDSSFYRAPTPFLVRRWAERTPSGFRFSLKVPRNVTHDADEAVGERVLGDFLSSLGPLRGAGKLAAIVLQFPASFRAPSGVAKLERLLDRVPREVPLAVELRHGSWWVPATEAALADRGAALVWSVVPGTEPPAWTTGPFVYARFVGDRALTRFDRVQRDRTRDLERMRSRFEEEARAAGLVYAYANNHFMGFGPGTVAALAGVLGEPAPELRRAAHGAGQRTLDGGGRPP; this comes from the coding sequence ATGGGCCGCTACTGGCTCGGCTGCTCCGGCTGGGCCTACGACGACTGGGTCGGCCCGTTCTACCCCGCGGGCACCCCCCCCGGGGAGTTCCTGGAGCGCTACGCCCGCGTGTTCCGCACGGTGGAGGTCGACTCGAGCTTCTACCGCGCGCCGACCCCCTTCCTGGTCCGCCGCTGGGCCGAGCGGACTCCCAGCGGCTTCCGCTTCTCGCTCAAGGTCCCGCGCAACGTCACGCACGACGCCGACGAGGCGGTCGGCGAGCGGGTGCTCGGCGATTTCCTCTCGTCGCTCGGTCCCCTGCGAGGAGCCGGCAAGCTCGCGGCGATCGTACTACAGTTCCCGGCGTCGTTCCGGGCACCGTCGGGCGTCGCGAAGCTCGAGCGCCTCCTCGACCGCGTGCCCCGGGAGGTCCCGCTCGCGGTCGAGCTGCGCCACGGGTCCTGGTGGGTGCCGGCGACCGAGGCTGCCCTCGCCGACCGGGGCGCCGCGCTCGTCTGGTCGGTGGTCCCGGGCACCGAGCCGCCCGCCTGGACGACCGGCCCGTTCGTCTACGCCCGCTTCGTGGGCGACCGCGCGCTGACCCGGTTCGACCGGGTCCAGCGGGACCGCACGCGCGATCTCGAACGGATGCGCTCCCGCTTCGAGGAGGAGGCGCGGGCCGCCGGGCTCGTCTACGCCTACGCGAACAACCACTTCATGGGCTTCGGCCCCGGTACCGTCGCGGCCCTCGCGGGGGTCCTGGGCGAGCCGGCCCCCGAGCTTCGGCGGGCCGCGCACGGCGCGGGCCAGCGCACGCTCGACGGCGGCGGGCGGCCACCGTAG
- a CDS encoding CDC48 family AAA ATPase has protein sequence MGEALTLRVAEAFQQDIGLGTARLDVQTRQRLKVGLGDVVEVRGRKATPAIVSRAQADDEGKGLVRIEAVVRRNAGVSIGDRIQVQRVDCPSADSVTIAPIYAGSARMDLGPGLESFVAKALARRPFVRGDVFVIPGVFLMGGSLPFMVVATQPKGIVQVAPSTLITIKEETVSETEVAAPRVSYEDIGGLKEKLGRVREMIELPLKHPELFDRLAITPPKGVLLYGPPGTGKTLIAKAVANEAGAHFIGIQGPEIISKYYGESEKELREKFEEAEKNAPSVIFIDELDSIAPRRDEVVGEVERRVVAQLLTLMDGLSGRGNVIVIAATNREEAIDPALRRPGRFDREIEIGVPTQEGRLEILQIHTRGMPIDGSERERERLLKELAAMSHGFVGADLSSLAREAAMRALRRYLPEIDFDQPIPLSLLERMKVTETDFKEALTQIEPSSLRDVAVEVPTTHWDEVGGVERVRRILEESVELPFKNPQVYRHIGIDPPRGILLYGPPGVGKTLLAKAAATESQANFISVKGPEVMSKWVGESEKAIRMIFKKARQASPSIVFIDEIDSIAPRRGLQTSSGVTERIVNQLLTSIDGLESLERVLVIAATNRPDIIDEALLRTGRFDRMLYVEPPSAAGRVEILRVHTRKMPLADDVELAELAARTEGYVGSDLAALCREAGLTAIRENLKASKVTRAHFDAALKQVRASCDADVLRFYEEFEKHLVRERVGRRREEPGQAIYR, from the coding sequence ATGGGGGAGGCGCTCACGCTCCGGGTCGCGGAGGCGTTCCAGCAGGACATCGGTCTCGGGACCGCCCGCCTCGACGTCCAGACCCGCCAGCGCCTGAAGGTCGGTCTGGGCGACGTCGTGGAGGTCCGCGGCCGCAAGGCGACCCCGGCGATCGTCAGCCGCGCCCAGGCCGACGACGAGGGCAAGGGGCTCGTGCGGATCGAGGCGGTCGTCCGCCGCAACGCCGGCGTCAGCATCGGCGACCGGATCCAGGTGCAGCGCGTCGACTGCCCGAGCGCGGACTCCGTGACGATCGCTCCGATCTATGCGGGGAGCGCGCGGATGGACCTTGGCCCGGGCCTCGAGAGCTTCGTCGCGAAGGCGCTCGCCCGTCGGCCGTTCGTCCGCGGGGACGTCTTCGTGATCCCCGGCGTGTTCCTGATGGGCGGCTCGCTGCCGTTCATGGTGGTCGCCACGCAGCCGAAAGGGATCGTCCAGGTCGCCCCGTCGACGCTGATCACGATCAAGGAGGAGACGGTCAGCGAGACCGAGGTCGCGGCCCCGCGCGTCTCCTACGAGGACATCGGCGGACTCAAGGAGAAGCTCGGCCGCGTCCGGGAGATGATCGAGCTGCCGCTCAAGCACCCCGAGCTGTTCGACCGGCTCGCCATCACTCCGCCGAAGGGCGTGCTGCTCTACGGGCCGCCGGGCACGGGCAAGACGCTGATCGCCAAGGCCGTCGCGAACGAGGCCGGCGCCCACTTCATCGGCATCCAGGGCCCCGAGATCATCTCGAAGTACTACGGCGAGAGCGAGAAGGAGCTCCGCGAGAAGTTCGAGGAGGCGGAGAAGAACGCGCCGAGCGTGATCTTCATCGACGAGCTCGACTCGATCGCCCCGCGGCGCGACGAGGTCGTCGGCGAGGTCGAGCGCCGCGTGGTCGCGCAGCTGCTCACCCTGATGGACGGGCTGAGCGGGCGCGGCAACGTCATCGTGATCGCGGCGACGAACCGCGAGGAGGCGATCGACCCGGCGCTCCGTCGACCCGGGCGCTTCGACCGGGAGATCGAGATCGGGGTGCCGACCCAGGAGGGGCGCCTGGAGATCCTGCAGATCCATACCCGAGGGATGCCGATCGACGGCAGCGAGCGCGAGCGGGAGCGCCTCCTGAAAGAGCTCGCGGCGATGAGCCACGGCTTCGTGGGCGCGGACCTGTCCTCGCTCGCGCGCGAAGCCGCGATGCGGGCCCTGCGGCGCTACCTGCCCGAGATCGACTTCGATCAGCCGATCCCGCTCTCGCTGCTCGAGCGCATGAAGGTCACGGAGACCGACTTCAAGGAAGCCCTCACGCAGATCGAGCCGTCGAGCCTGCGCGACGTCGCGGTCGAGGTCCCCACGACGCACTGGGACGAGGTCGGGGGCGTCGAGAGGGTCCGGCGGATCCTCGAGGAATCCGTCGAGCTACCGTTCAAGAATCCCCAGGTCTACCGCCACATCGGCATCGATCCGCCGCGGGGCATCCTGCTCTACGGGCCGCCCGGGGTCGGCAAGACCCTCCTCGCCAAGGCCGCGGCCACGGAGAGCCAGGCGAACTTCATCTCAGTGAAGGGACCCGAGGTGATGAGCAAGTGGGTCGGGGAGAGCGAGAAGGCGATCCGGATGATCTTCAAGAAGGCCCGACAGGCCTCGCCGTCAATCGTCTTCATCGACGAGATCGACTCGATCGCGCCGCGCCGCGGACTCCAGACGTCGAGCGGCGTCACCGAGCGCATCGTCAACCAGCTGCTCACCTCGATCGACGGGCTCGAGTCACTGGAGCGGGTCCTCGTGATCGCGGCGACGAACCGACCGGACATCATCGACGAGGCGCTCCTCCGGACCGGCCGCTTCGACCGCATGCTGTACGTCGAGCCGCCGAGCGCGGCGGGCCGGGTCGAGATCCTGCGCGTCCACACGCGCAAGATGCCCCTCGCCGACGACGTTGAGCTCGCCGAGCTCGCGGCGCGGACCGAGGGGTACGTGGGCAGCGACCTCGCCGCGCTGTGCCGGGAGGCCGGCCTCACCGCGATCCGCGAGAACCTGAAGGCCTCGAAGGTAACCCGCGCCCACTTCGACGCGGCCCTCAAGCAGGTCCGGGCGTCGTGCGACGCGGACGTACTGCGCTTCTACGAGGAGTTCGAAAAGCACCTCGTGCGCGAGCGTGTCGGGCGCCGTCGCGAGGAACCCGGCCAGGCGATCTACCGGTAG